From one Plasmodium coatneyi strain Hackeri chromosome 9, complete sequence genomic stretch:
- a CDS encoding Peptidyl-prolyl cis-trans isomerase encodes MNKLLTTVLTIFVLLQKSYIKAENHEITHKTYFDISINNKPIGRITFGLYGKVAPMTVENFVSICKGTVVNGKMLNYTNSIFHRIIPNFMAQGGDITHFNGMGGLSIYGEKFQDENFTLKHTKRGMLSMANAGKNTNGSQFFILFIPTPWLDGRHVVFGEVIDGLDKLVQIEAVGTDSGAPVKRVLVTKSGVL; translated from the exons atgaacaaactg CTCACGACCGTTTTGACCATATTTGTTTTACTGCAAAAGAGTTACATTAAGGCGGAGAACCATGAAATCACGCACAAG ACTTACTTCGACATAAGCATAAATAACAAGCCAATCGGAAGAATAACGTTCGGGCTGTACGGAAAAGTAGCCCCCATGACTGTGGAAAATTTCGTTAGCATATGCAAAGGAACAGTAGTAAATGGTAAAATGTTAAACTACACGAATTCGATTTTTCATCGCATAATTCCAAATTTTATGGCACAAGGTGGTGACATAACACACTTCAACGGAATGGGTGGTTTGAGCATTTATGGAGAGAAATTCCAGGACGAAAATTTCACATTAAAGCATACTAAGCGGGGAATGCTTTCCATGGCGAATGCTGGGAAAAATACCAATGGAAGtcagttttttattttatttattccaaCCCCATGGCTGGACGGAAGACACGTTGTCTTTGGGGAAGTAATTGATGGATTGGACAAGTTGGTTCAGATTGAAGCGGTGGGCACGGATTCAGGGGCTCCCGTAAAACGAGTCCTGGTCACAAAATCGGGTGTGTTGTGA
- a CDS encoding KIR protein, which produces MNGKMHGKMHGKMHGEDPLSKLPSRVEYDKLDQNSNVPAGRSNYAQEVKTEFDGAGVDGTTSSEIVNALWYVSEGGGKDLKKTDNCKFFYFWMGKMLYKTLDHDKVKDTMDKCKRKIFSRQEEHECEFIIIPEKRRVFWALMRLFDFYKDKDSMEGHLGEEGKSCSNAYCSYLQKAQCAYRIMKRACTKGSSQECDQFNKMYGQCGTSGYTGSQCKVTNAPGDPCKNSSKPEASEFPTLDDFSPASMNPTNTIVSCALAAISLPALALFLYKYTSLPSLISNNFGSNNSWNRRKKRSTGPNFSTFTDDSSTEYSTLYSTEASTTASSTEDHSTIYNVQQQGRERTKSRDEQRRKNIGYNPI; this is translated from the exons atgaatgggAAAATGCATGGAAAAATGCATGGTAAAatgcat ggAGAGGATCCTCTAAGCAAATTACCCTCACGGGTAGAATATGACAAACTAGACCAGAATAGTAATGTGCCAGCAGGGAGAAGCAATTACGCACAGGAAGTGAAGACTGAGTTCGATGGAGCTGGTGTGGATGGAACAACTAGTAGTGAAATTGTAAACGCTTTGTGGTATGTGAGtgaagggggagggaaggacTTGAAGAAGACGGAcaattgtaaatttttttacttttggATGGGTAAAATGTTGTACAAGACTCTGGACCATGACAAGGTCAAGGATACTATGGACaaatgtaaaaggaaaatattttctagACAAGAAGAGCATGAGTGTGAATTCATAATTATCCCAGAGAAGAGAAGAGTATTCTGGGCTCTAATGAGATTGTTTGACTTTTACAAAGACAAAGATTCTATGGAAGGGCACTTAGGGGAAGAGGGTAAGAGTTGTTCTAATGCATATTGTTCGTATCTACAGAAAGCACAGTGTGCTTATAGGATTATGAAACGTGCCTGTACGAAGGGTAGCAGTCAGGAGTGTGAccaatttaataaaatgtatGGACAATGTGGAACTTCGGGGTACACAGGTTCGCAGTGCAAGGTAACAAATGCACCAGGAGATCCATGTAAAAACAGTTCCAAACCTGAAGCAAGTGAATTCCCTACACTAGATGACTTCTCCCCCGCAAGTATGAACCCCACCAACACCATTGTCTCCTGTGCACTGGCTGCAATAAGCCTACCAGCCCTTGCcctttttctatataag TatacttccttaccttctttGATAAGCAACAATTTCGGAAGTAACAACAGTtggaacagaagaaaaaaaagatccaccGGTCCAAACTTTAGTACATTCACGGACGACTCTTCTACCGAATATTCTACACTATATTCAACAGAAGCTTCCACAACAGCAAGTTCTACAGAAgatcattctaccatatataatgtccAACAacaaggaagggaaagaacaaaaagtaGGGAcgaacaaagaagaaagaatattgGTTATAATCCTATATAA